One window from the genome of Penaeus monodon isolate SGIC_2016 chromosome 2, NSTDA_Pmon_1, whole genome shotgun sequence encodes:
- the LOC119582075 gene encoding uncharacterized protein LOC119582075, with product MGATGILEFGPQFNYTARELVQDCHGIDCDVFETCLDKPEEGLSVLYTYYWSNKEWNLQNNKEPVPIAVEIYANGAVAGQTDGEIMVRYDFFDFQREFRPSRYVLEVRCAILPCPIAVFSVSAYNY from the exons ATGGGCGCCACGGGCATCCTGGAGTTTGGGCCGCAGTTCAACTATACTGCGAGGGAACTCGTGCAGGATTGCCATGGAATCGACTGCGACGTGTTTGAGACTTGTCTGGATAAGCCAGAAGAGGGACTGTCTGTTCTCTATACTTACTATTGGTCTA ATAAAGAGTGGAACTTGCAAAATAACAAGGAACCAGTGCCCATAGCCGTCGAGATCTATGCCAACGGCGCAGTCGCTGGCCAAACCGACGGGGAAATTATGGTGCGATATGATTTCTTTGACTTCCAAAGAGAGTTTCGTCCATCGCGTTATGTCCTTGAGGTACGTTGCGCTATACTTCCATGCCCGATCGCGGTATTCAGTGTCAGTGCCTataattattag